A region of Plasmodium falciparum 3D7 genome assembly, chromosome: 12 DNA encodes the following proteins:
- a CDS encoding sexual stage-specific protein G37, putative → MRIPPFLIILFFVFYKKFNVNCIIQRQDVYLDDDFKSFTYFFASSPSADFLSRIVHSDDSRFVQIKNKIDIWSKTVDKAYAINQVSNVIMKVYVTLLLLLLLPYFVYMGIFGNTKNQTVFALSSILSYFVLLITFYLTNGILNIGFVCSLPLVFGFLIFNLASSDCTIKSLYKYTRYIFCFIIAKLLYDVVTNLKLDDLNSFDYGISGYIYMNLLKGNYYFILKIVHLIVLCIITLVIIKLFPNVFSSSSLQSSTSIIADKYMVSFLCALPVSAFITQIFFLICKTINPIDPSIFFMIPSSLNFMSISTIFSLTTWIITTCVLTILRNRVESDYNHILNKLSSRLSDFL, encoded by the exons ATGAGGATACCTCCCTttctaattattttattttttgtgttttacaaaaaatttaatgTTAATTGTATAATTCAAAGGCAAGATGTCTACTTGGATGATGACTTTAAAAGTTTCACTTATTTTTTtg caTCCTCTCCATCCGCTGATTTCTTATCTCGGATTGTCCACAGTGACGATTCAAGATTtgttcaaataaaaaataaaatag ataTATGGAGCAAAACTGTGGACAAGGCATATGCCATAAATCAA GTTTCTAATGTTATTATGAAAGTATATGTAACactgttgttgttattactACTACCATATTTTGTGTATATGGGAATTTTTG gaaatacaaaaaatcaGACAGTCTTCGCCTTATCTTCTATATTGA GTTATTTCGTTCTTttaattacattttatttgaCTAATggaattttaaatattggATTTGTTTGTTCCTTGCCATTAGTATTTGGAt ttttaatttttaatttggcTAGTTCAGATTGCACAATAAAATCGCTGTACAAATATactagatatatattttgtttt ATTATTGCGAAGCTTCTATATGATGTTGTAACAAATTTAAAACTAGATGACCTCAATTCATTCGATTATGGAATTAGCGGATATATTTACATGAACt TGTTGAAgggaaattattattttattttaaaaattgttCATTTGATTGTACTATGTATTATAACATtagttattataaaattgtttCCTAATGTTTTTTCAAGTAGTTCCTTACAAAGCTCTACATCAAT cATTGCTGATAAATATATGGTCTCATTTTTATGTGCTCTACCTGTTTCTGCTTTTATAactcaaattttttttttaatatgtaaaaCTATAAACCCCATAG aCCCCAGCATATTTTTCATGATACCTAGTTCACTGAATTTTATGTCCATAAGCACTATTTTTTCCCTCACTA cttGGATAATAACAACATGCGTGTTAACAATTTTGAGGAATCGTGTTGAATCAG ATTACAATCATATATTGAATAAGCTATCTAGTAGACTAAGCGATTTTTTATGA
- a CDS encoding cytidine deaminase, putative, with protein MDRQVINLEEILPFSYTRDVELVPMYCFEVKKEVAKDALNIMKDYINNQLYDKYNHLKRCRKCTDSVQILIGACNHIPFELSQKLIEKMKQENNNDEFNDIIITKIMVSKYAPITRKQYIEWSTYWPLYFRKPDKDILILTKEEINKYIKLLYISIDIGKQFGTCNSGCIITYNDEIIASSGDNIKNHPLHHAPMLAIEQVSYKLRHIWLNKQTEKNNLQKKMKIIHKQQINNRDSLNDHKHENNKSNHNILIDHIPNDQYLCTNFFAFLSHEPCYMCAMALLHSRIKCVIFDKENKNNGALSSQEKLHCIKNLNHHFKVFKTIRG; from the coding sequence ATGGATAGGCAAGTTATAAACTTAGAAGAAATATTACCTTTTTCGTATACAAGAGATGTGGAGCTTGTTCCCATGTATTGTTTTGAAGTAAAAAAAGAAGTTGCTAAAGACGctttaaatattatgaaagattatattaataatcaattatatgataaatataatcatttgAAGAGATGTAGAAAATGTACGGATTCGGTTCAAATTTTGATAGGTGCGTGTAATCATATACCATTTGAATTATCACAGAAGttaatagaaaaaatgaaacaagaaaataataatgatgaatttaatgatattataataactaAAATTATGGTTTCTAAATATGCACCTATTACTAGGAAACAATATATTGAATGGTCCACTTATTGGCCTTTATATTTTAGAAAACCTGATAaagatattttaattttaacaaaggaagaaattaataaatatataaaattattatatatatctattgaTATAGGAAAACAATTTGGTACTTGTAATAGTGGAtgtattataacatataatgatgaaattATTGCTTCCTCAggagataatataaaaaatcatCCTCTTCATCATGCTCCTATGCTAGCTATAGAACAAGTATCATATAAACTAAGACATATATGgttaaacaaacaaacagaaaaaaataatttacaaaaaaaaatgaaaataattcacAAACAACAAATTAATAACCGTGATAGTTTAAATGATCATAaacatgaaaataataaaagtaatcaTAATATCCTAATTGATCATATACCTAATGATCAATATCTTTGTACAAATTTTTTTGCTTTCCTAAGTCATGAACCCTGTTATATGTGTGCTATGGCTTTATTACATTCAAGAATAAAATGTGTTATTTTTGATAAggagaataaaaataacggAGCTCTCAGTAGTCAAGAAAAATTACATTGTATTAAAAACTTAAATCATCATTTTAAAGTATTCAAAACAATTAGGggatga
- a CDS encoding O-phosphoseryl-tRNA(Sec) selenium transferase, putative, translating to MNETLCDNNKAPKGGMKTSKKYSLISNQTLNQKENTIWNIVNNGRLPNYGLNEISVMNILYQISSQNLCNSEKNVKIGERENRIYSSIVRSKYIGFGHGIGRSGNLDDVQPKSAGNSILAKLTSSFVKDLIRNFGIKSCEDVYILPYATGMCLSTCLLYLKQIREDSQYVIISRIDHKTCYKCISFCNLKYFVVDMIYKNEELYTDLEGIEKLLEEYKEKICCVMSATSVYAPRNSDDIIKIAHICKKYNTPHIINNAFGLQCTYICKEIQKCFESQGRVDFVVQSCDKNFLVPVNGGIIFSSNREQMKLLKKSYPGRTPVNAYLDLFITLLEMGKDKIMNLRKERVDNFNWLKEKIQLLCLKYNLELIKTSKNFISMAINLNHMYTHCNTDNPKVINMLGSMLFYRNVTGHRVICSPLLNRNYLLKKAREKYMNMLENKKGNDAMMITSNESNEENVKRDLSKKEADIYDNMYSNGFDEIKSVENDMLQNKSNIIKAYEKQIEEEFDKLNEPNTIVIGNHKFKNFGSSYNSYPISYIAFSCVVGIERPELENFVSKLDNAIDYFIKFFKKKKEEELK from the exons atgaacgaAACTTTGTGTGACAATAATAAGGCGCCCAAAGGGGGAATGAAaacatcaaaaaaatattcattaatATCAAATCAG ACATTAAATCAAAAGGAAAATACCATATGGaa CATTGTGAACAATGGAAGACTTCCAAACTATGGTTTAAACGAAATTAGTGTTATGAATATTCTGTACCAAATATCGTCACAAAAtct ATGTAATAgtgaaaaaaatgtaaaaattgGAGAAAGGGAAAATAGAATATATAGTTCCATAGTTAGGAGTAAATATATCGGATTTGGACACGGAATAGGAag GTCAGGTAATTTGGATGACGTTCAGCCCAAAAGTGCAGGAAATAGCATACTAGCCAAATTGACATCTAGTTTTGTAAAAGATTTAATAAGGAATTTTGGTATAAAGAGTTGTGAggatgtttatatattaccaTATGCAACGGGAATGTGTCTGAGTacatgtttattatatttaaaacaaaTTAGGGAAGATAGccaatatgtaataatatcaCGAATAGATCACAAAACATGTTATAAGTGTATATCTTTTTGtaatttgaaatattttgtagtggatatgatatataaaaatgaggaATTATATACAGATTTGGAAGGAATAGAGAAATTATTGGAAGAGTATAAGGAGAAAATATGTTGTGTTATGTCAGCTACTTCAGTGTATGCTCCACGAAATTcagatgatataataaaaatagctCACATTTGTAAAAAGTACAATACTcctcatataataaataatgcaTTTGGTCTTCAATGtacttatatatgtaaagaaATTCAGAAATGTTTTGAATCTCAAGGAAGAGTCGATTTTGTTGTACAAAGTTGTGATAAAAATTTTCTTGTTCCAGTAAATGGtggtattattttttcttctaatcGAGAGCAGATGAAGTTGTTAAAGAAATCATATCCTGGAAGAACTCCTGTGAATGCCTATTtagatttatttattacattattGGAGATGGGAAAGGATAAAATTATGAATCTACGTAAAGAAAGAGTAGACAATTTTAATTggttaaaagaaaaaatacaattattatgtttaaaatataatttagaaCTAATAAAAACtagtaaaaattttatatccaTGGCAATAAATTTGAATCATATGTATACACATTGTAACACGGATAATCCAAAGGTTATTAATATGCTTGGTTCCATGCTTTTTTATAGAAATGTAACGGGTCACCGTGTAATATGTTCTCCATTATTAAATAGGAACTATCTATTAAAAAAGGCTAGGGAAAAATACATGAATATgttggaaaataaaaagggaAATGACGCCATGATGATTACGTCTAATGAATCTAATGAGGAAAATGTTAAAAGAGATTTAAGTAAAAAAGAAGcagatatatatgataatatgtaTTCAAACGGTTTTGATGAAATCAAAAGCGTAGAGAATGATAtgttacaaaataaaagtaatataataaaagcaTATGAAAAACAGATAGAAGAAGAatttgataaattaaatgaaccCAATACTATTGTTATAGGAAATCACAAGTTTAAAAATTTTGGTTCAAGTTATAATTCTTATCCAATTTCGTACATAGCTTTTTCTTGTGTAGTAGGAATAGAAAGACCAGAGTTAGAAAACTTTGTTTCGAAATTGGATAACGCAAttgattattttataaagttctttaaaaaaaagaaagaagaagaattaaAGTAG
- a CDS encoding HAD domain ookinete protein, putative produces the protein MDRMKCVYSLGSAINNKNYIKDMSINGMRNLENDNYHNMYSNINKHEEGILTKVQGIPNRAVNQNGCVIKVTNNKCNNNNNNNNNNSYSYSSNNNLLYNKPFIYKKLIVFDYDDTILPTSWITSKMKLSLYDTIPPYINELFNKLSEVVINTLNLCSIQGKLVIVTNASLEWLINSAKKYIPMVWSFIMHKNIRIISARDTLINSLIDPKDWKKVIFHQIINEILAPYLYNTSFICFIYSVGDGNDERNACFFISQLNQYSSCIFKSLKFLSEPTCQKLIAEHELFYYFFNSTNLNASNHHNNQANNINMNNINNNNNNNNMSINSLMYKNYNSIKNV, from the coding sequence atggataGAATGAAATGTGTCTACTCCCTTGGAAGTGCAATAAACAACAAGAATTACATAAAAGATATGTCTATTAATGGAATGAGGAATTTAGAAAATGACAATTACCATAATATGtattcaaatataaataaacatgaAGAGGGTATTCTAACAAAAGTTCAAGGTATACCGAATCGTGCAGTGAATCAAAATGGTTGTGTAATAAAagtaacaaataataaatgtaacaataataataataataataataataatagttatagttatagtagtaataacaatttattatacaataaaccttttatatataaaaaattgatTGTTTTTGATTATGATGATACCATATTACCAACAAGTTGGATAACGTCAAAAATGAAGTTAAGTTTATATGACACTATACCTCCATATATTAATGaactatttaataaattaagtGAAGTTGTTATTAACACATTAAATTTATGTTCAATTCAAGGGAAATTAGTAATTGTTACTAATGCAAGTTTAGAATGGCTAATAAATTCtgcaaaaaaatatattcctaTGGTTTGGTCATTTATTatgcataaaaatattcGAATAATATCAGCAAGAGATACTTTAATTAATTCATTAATTGATCCTAAAGATTGGAAAAAAGTTATTTTTCATCAAATtattaatgaaatattagctccatatttatataatacatcttttatatgttttatttattcagtAGGTGATGGTAATGATGAAAGAAATGCTTGTTTCTTCATATCACAATTAAATCAATATTCCTCATGTATTTTTAAATCATTGAAATTCTTATCGGAACCTACTTGTCAAAAACTTATAGCAGAACATGAACtcttttattacttttttaatAGTACAAACCTTAATGCATCAAATCACCATAATAACCAAGCAAATAATatcaatatgaataatattaataataataataataataataatatgtctaTTAATAGtcttatgtataaaaattataattctaTTAAGAATGTATAA